TCTTCCAGATCCTTCCCCTTAGCAGTGACGCCAAGAACACGTCCACCTGTAGCAACGAAGTTCCCCTCGGAGTCGAGGGCTGTGCCAGCATGGAAAATCCTTACACTCGGAGCCACTTCCTCTGCTGCCTTGAGATTTTCAATCACTGTACCCTTCTTGTAGCTGCCCGGGTAACCCTCACTCGCCATTACCACAATCATTGCCGACCCTTGAGACCACTCCAGAGATACGCCGCTTAGCTTTCCCACGGACGCTGACAGTAACACTTGTGCCAGATCCGACTCCAAACGAACCATCAACACCTGTCCACAACATCAAACTTTAACACCTTTGTATGTATGTTCAACAGTATCAACAATATGGCACAGCACATAGCAGTTGAGAAAGCAGATATAGCAGTAATTGATAATTTAGAAACAATCAATCACGTTACGCTTCTTGTAAATTCAGAACAGAATTGAAACAAGGACAAACCTGGCACTCAGGATCTCCAAAGCGGACGTTGTACTCAATCAGCTTTGGTAGTCCAGATTTCTTCTCGATCATTAGCCCGGCATACAGAACCCCGACAAACTTGCGGCCCTCTGCAGCCATTCCCTTCACGGTAGGAAGAATAATGGATTTCATGACAACAGATTCTAGTTCTTTTGTTAGGATAGGGGCTGGAGAATATGCCCCCATTCCACCAGTATTAGGCCCAGTGTCACCATCACCCACTCGTTTATGGTCCTGAGCGGATTCTAGAGGTATGGCATGCACCCCGTCCACTAGAGCAAAGAACGACGCTTCCTCTCCTTCAAGATATTCTTCAATGATGACACGACACCCAGCAGAGCCAAAAACATTCTTCACAAGCATAGAATCAATTGCTTCAAATGCTTCATCCATTGTCATAGCAACAACAACACCTTTCCCAGCTGCCAACCCATCTGCTTTAACAACAATGGGAACACCTTGAGCTTCAATATATGCTTTTGCAGCAGACGGATCAGTAAAAGTTCGATACTGCACCATTCAATGGAAAAGGAAAAGGTAAGTAAGCTTATAAGCCTATCCAGTAACCAAAGCTAATAATAGGTAATGAACCTTGGCAGTTGGGATATCATATTTGTCACATAGCCGTTTCATGAAGTCCTTTGAACCTTCTAAGGCGGCAGCTTCTGAAGAAGGGCCGAAAGTAGGAATCCCAGCCTTAACAAGATCGTTGGCAAGACCGGCTACAAGGGGAGCCTCGGGTCCCACTACAACCAGTCCAATAGACCTTTCACAGCAAAAGGCAATCACCGCTGAGCTATCGGAGATATCAAGATCCTCTATACACGTTGCATCGCCCGAGCCAGAAATTCCAGCATTACCAGGAGCACAAAACACAGAAACACAGGAAGGAGATCGCTGCAGGGCGTAACAAAGAGCGTGCTCTCTTCCTCCCCCTCCAATAACCAGCACAGCTATATTTTCCTCTACAATTCCAATACCACGCATCAAAAATAGCTCCGACAACATAAACAAATTCATCACAGCCTATTGGTAAGTATTGGTAAGAACAGCTAATTTTTAACATTGTGCATAACATCCAAATTTCGGGCAGTTTGTTGGCGATTAACTAAACAAGTTACTACCTTTAAGTTAAGGGAGCATTTTATATCGAATGGTATGAAATACTACAAGCATTGCTATGGAATTCCTCCTTATGAGGAGTTTACCCTTTCACAAAGACACAATTTTTAAGAACAAAATTAGCTACTTTCAACAGAATGATagaagcataaacataattaactCTTCATCCATTGCTGCCACCTTGAACAAGTAATTCTTGATTTATACAGCTATATCCGTAACTAGTATTATTGAAAGCAAATCAAAAccgataaaaataaaatagaatacaaagaaagaaaaaagaatggtACCAGCAGCAGAGGAGGGCACGTTGTTTGAAGCAATGGCGTTAAATACAAGCATAGCAGATTGATTATTATTCCTCCGGCAGAGACGAGCGGAGCTACTAGAACCACTTTTCTGAGCGACCCATTTGATGGGTCTCACGCGAAAACAGATTGAGGTAAAAGATTTCGGCGTCGAACTGAGAATATGACTATGGCTGTCCAAAAATTGAACACCATTTGAGCAAGCGAGTGCCATACTTTTCTATGTACTGAATCTTAGTTGGGATTGAAAGAGTTGGTTTCTAGATAGCTGTAGTTCTCCTATGAATTATTGCTGATGTGCTTGAGAGGATCGAGAGGTTGAAGCTCGGTGCTACCTTCGGCCGGAAAAAAAAAGGGGCAGCAgcgtgtatgtgtgtgtgtgtgtgagagagagagagagagagagagtaactTTTGAAGTTTTGATTTTGATAGTAAGGCCCTAATTCTTTATTTAGGGCTTATCAAATTCAAAGCATCGTTTTGGTTTGCCATTGATTTTACTTATTTTACTAGTATTAGTAGTAATTTTTTAGGGTACACAACatttggatttggatttggatttggatttgTTTCTCAGTCATCCACAGTGAGCGAGTGaagattttatatatatatatatatatatatatgtagagagagagagagagggaggatagagagagagagagagagagagagaggcaaatCCGCGCCGAAAATGGGTGCGAGCAGCGATCCGAATCAGGACGGGTCGGacgagcagcagcggcggtCGGAGATCTACACCTACGAAGCTCCATGGCACATCTATGCCATGAACTGGAGCGTGCGCAAGGACAAGAAATACCGCCTCGCCATCGCCAGCCTCCTCGAGCAGTACCCTAACCGCGTTGAAATCGTCCAGCTCGACGACTCCACCGGAGAGATCCGCTCCGACCCGGCCATCTCCTTCGACCACCCCTACCCGCCGACCAAGCTCATCTTCGTCCCCGACAAGGAGTGCCAGCGCCCCGATTTGCTCGCCTCCTCCTCCGATTTCCTCCGCCTCTGGCAAATCTCCGATtccgacggcggccgccgcgtCGAGCTCAAGAGCCTGCTCAACAACAACCGCAACAGCGAGTTCTCCGGCCCGCTGACTTCGTTTGACTGGAACGAGGCCGAGCCGCGGCGGATTGGGACCTCCAGCATCGACACCACCTGCACTATTTGGGATATCGAGAAGGAGATGGTGGATACGCAGCTAATTGCGCACGATAAGGAGGTCTACGACATCGCGTGGGGCGGCGTTGGGGTTTTCGCGTCGGTTTCGGCCGACGGCTCGGTTAGGGTTTTCGATCTGCGCGACAAGGAGCATTCGACCATAATCTACGAGAGCTCGGAGCCGGACACGCCGCTGGTGCGGCTCGGCTGGAATAAGCAGGATCCGAGATACATGGCGACCATCATAATGGACAGTAGCAAGGTCGTGGTGTTGGATATACGCTTCCCGACGCTGCCGGTGGTGGAGCTGCAGCGGCATCAGGCCAGTGTGAATGCAATTGCGTGGGCGCCGCATAGTTCCTGCCACATTTGCACGGCGGGGGATGATTCTCAGGCTTTGATTTGGGACCTCTCGTCGATGGGGCAGCCGGTGGAGGGCGGGTTGGACCCGATTCTGGCATACACTGCCGGGGCGGAGATTGAGCAGCTGCAGTGGTCGTCTTCGCAGCCTGACTGGGTGGCGATTGCATTTTCGAACAAGCTACAGATTCTGAGGGTATGAGTAGATGATGATTCTGTTTGTGAATTAGTGGTACTTTACTGACCATTGGTAGCTTGACCTAGTGTTTGAACAAGGTTTATTTTATACAAAGCATTGTTCAGTTTGTTTAGTATTTCAACTCTAATTGCAGTTTCTTGATTGTTTAATTTGACAAAAATGGAAGCTGCTTGATTCTATTGCTTCTCGTTTTTGACAACCATGATGATTTACTTGCTTTGCTCGTCTTTGTTGCCTAGATAGATTGTATTTTAGCCTCAATGCTAAGAACTCTTGATGATTTACTTGTCTTGGAACCAATTTTTTATGATGGATGGTGATTATTCTGCTTGAttaactcatatatatatatatatatatatgtatgtatgtatgtatgtatatatctatatatctatataactaATTACTTAATATGACTATAATGCTGAACTTGTGGTGGTTTCCATCAGATTTAACACAGTTAAGCTATCAAAGCAACTCTAACTGTTGCACCTTAAAAGATGCAAGTTTTATAGGCATAGGGATCCATTTCAGTTTATTCAGATTGGTAGTTTGCTTGCTAAACTTTTTTATTTCTTGTTAGCTATAAATGACCAAAAAGTAGGAGACAATCATGGCTGTGAGTTAAGGAACTTCCTCACAGAATATCAAAAGCTGTCGTTTAAGTTAGAACCTACTGGCTTATGGTAACTACATCAGTTCTGCCACCAGTCAAGCCCCTGTTGTGGGCCTGAGATAACAGACGATTTTTGTCAGGAGTAATGATGCTTTGCTTTGCTCAACGACTCAAAGTGCTTGGCGTTTAAGAGTCCAGCAAGTTGAAGAAGGTGTATTGTAGATTAAGCAGTGCACCAGTGGTCTGTGATTGAAGGACGGTGGGTGAAGTGAACATGGTTGTAAGTTACTTGCTGCCCTCTACtgtttattttatgaaaatcaGTTTGGTTTCCGAATGAACTGTGCCTCGAGGGAGTAAGCATATTTCTTGGTTGATGCAACTAGCGTCCTGTTGATTAATTCATGTGCTGCAGCTTTAGTGTCGACTTTGGTGCTGCTCACTACCGTTACTTTATATGCAAGGCCACTGTGTTATGTATGTATTTTGCTAGTTGTGATCTTAATTAGTCATTTTGACCTTAAGCGCAAAGGACTCTGTTCTGGTTAAACAGTTACTTGAAATAGATATGATCACTAACTTGAAAAGTCTCTCTGCGTTTGATCTCTTTTAAGTTATGCTCTTCCCTATCTTATACTGGTTGATCTCGGAACGTTGGAAACTTGGACCAATTTGGGATGAGTTGAAAGGCTTTTCCTACACGATACTCTTAACATAGAAGAGCGAGACTATGCTTTACTAGTACCAAAACTGTATAAAAACAAGCATTCATGTTCACAAAATTACATAGTATATCCTTTGGTACATTTCTTATCTTGCTTTTTGTCTTGTGTTATTGGATAATGCTAAGATGCTCTTGGGTGCCCCAAcctaaagagagagagagagagagaatatcaGGAAATCAAACAGAGGCCTGTGTTTGATTTGATGCTTTAGATAATATCTGATGAATACCAGTTTGTCTAATACAGTTATAGTGCTGTGATATGCAATGATTTTCCGAATTTCGTGTGGTTGTGAGATCAATTGGAAGGCTGAAGGATCTGGTATCCAAATTACCTGGTTAGTTTTACCTATATATGTCAGCCCCTTTGAGATGGCCATGGTAAATGTCTATGATAAGGAGGAGAATCTTGCCTTCGATCTCTTCATTCTATCTCGTTCGACTCTCTTAGCATTGAATCTGCAAATTTAAACTGCAGACTCGACAGTATCGCAGACAGTGTAGTTTGTGAAAGCTTTTCCACTTGATACTTCATGGTGTGAAGCTTCATATATGAGGTTTGCAATTAGCTGTTTCCATCGTTGTTGTATAGTTATATTCATAACATGGTTATTATTGTTGTGTTCACTCTCATGAATATCCATACCCCAATAATTTTGGTGGAGAGCTTGTTGCAGATTTGAGAAAATTATGATTTGATTTCTTGCTGAGCTTTATCTTAGAAAAATTTCCCTACTTAGTTGTTGTATTTGtctgagattttatttttccaGTTGTAAGGAAAGGAACCCACAAGATTTTACCCTTTTAGTGGCATTATACAATGATGGGGAAGTCTTATGTTGTGTCAATATTTATATCGGATTCAAACACCAACGAAATTATAAATGTATTATTGAATTTGTGTTTGGATTCATATATGGTGTTGCTTGACCTATCAAACCAACAATGTGATACAAGTTTGTATATGGTTTTTTTTTCCACTCGCTAATATATTGTTCCATTCTTCACttattaacttaattaatttttttcacttttcttcATTTATGGGCTTCATTCTCCTCtcaataaatatataacataatttttcttaaaacacaTGCCCACTTCCTCTAGGACAATATTTCGTGGGCGGATGAAGTATTAATTTTGTTGCGATGACGTGTTACTAAAGATGTTTGAGAAAAGAATATATTTTGGCATACCATTAGAGAGTTGATATTGAATTAATATTGAAAGCAATTCTATCATGATATGATTTGTTAACTCGATTTCATCTATGGCAATATTTTGCTTATTTATATTAGTACGattattttaatcaaaatataACCGACGTAActaattctattttttatgaagctaattctatttatagatgtgctAATT
The genomic region above belongs to Salvia miltiorrhiza cultivar Shanhuang (shh) chromosome 5, IMPLAD_Smil_shh, whole genome shotgun sequence and contains:
- the LOC130985158 gene encoding phosphoribosylamine--glycine ligase-like, encoding MALACSNGVQFLDSHSHILSSTPKSFTSICFRVRPIKWVAQKSGSSSSARLCRRNNNQSAMLVFNAIASNNVPSSAAEENIAVLVIGGGGREHALCYALQRSPSCVSVFCAPGNAGISGSGDATCIEDLDISDSSAVIAFCCERSIGLVVVGPEAPLVAGLANDLVKAGIPTFGPSSEAAALEGSKDFMKRLCDKYDIPTAKYRTFTDPSAAKAYIEAQGVPIVVKADGLAAGKGVVVAMTMDEAFEAIDSMLVKNVFGSAGCRVIIEEYLEGEEASFFALVDGVHAIPLESAQDHKRVGDGDTGPNTGGMGAYSPAPILTKELESVVMKSIILPTVKGMAAEGRKFVGVLYAGLMIEKKSGLPKLIEYNVRFGDPECQVLMVRLESDLAQVLLSASVGKLSGVSLEWSQGSAMIVVMASEGYPGSYKKGTVIENLKAAEEVAPSVRIFHAGTALDSEGNFVATGGRVLGVTAKGKDLEEARDRAYQAVEQVKWPAGFFRRDIGWRALPRKQCAARA
- the LOC130985159 gene encoding WD repeat-containing protein LWD1-like isoform X1 — its product is MGASSDPNQDGSDEQQRRSEIYTYEAPWHIYAMNWSVRKDKKYRLAIASLLEQYPNRVEIVQLDDSTGEIRSDPAISFDHPYPPTKLIFVPDKECQRPDLLASSSDFLRLWQISDSDGGRRVELKSLLNNNRNSEFSGPLTSFDWNEAEPRRIGTSSIDTTCTIWDIEKEMVDTQLIAHDKEVYDIAWGGVGVFASVSADGSVRVFDLRDKEHSTIIYESSEPDTPLVRLGWNKQDPRYMATIIMDSSKVVVLDIRFPTLPVVELQRHQASVNAIAWAPHSSCHICTAGDDSQALIWDLSSMGQPVEGGLDPILAYTAGAEIEQLQWSSSQPDWVAIAFSNKLQILRL
- the LOC130985159 gene encoding WD repeat-containing protein LWD1-like isoform X2, with translation MGASSDPNQDGSDEQQRRSEIYTYEAPWHIYAMNWSVRKDKKYRLAIASLLEQYPNRVEIVQLDDSTGEIRSDPAISFDHPYPPTKLIFVPDKECQRPDLLASSSDFLRLWQISDSDGGRRVELKSLLNNNRNSEFSGPLTSFDWNEAEPRRIGTSSIDTTCTIWDIEKEMVDTQLIAHDKEVYDIAWGGVGVFASVSADGSVRVFDLRDKEHSTIIYESSEPDTPLVRLGWNKQDPRYMATIIMDSSKVVVLDIRFPTLPVVELQRHQASVNAIAWAPHSSCHICTAGDDSQALIWDLSSMGQPVEGGLDPILAYTAGAEIEQLQWSSSQPDWVAIAFSNKLQILRE